In one Lolium rigidum isolate FL_2022 chromosome 3, APGP_CSIRO_Lrig_0.1, whole genome shotgun sequence genomic region, the following are encoded:
- the LOC124703503 gene encoding 21.9 kDa heat shock protein-like, protein MAAVSKKALAVAAFLAMAVLAPPVAALVPYGLSGGLWDLLDDPFRVLEQTPLAVSRPASASSQAGAISPAVALARCDWKETPDAHVISLDVPGVRRDDVKVEVEDNRVLRVSGERRADEEKEGERWHRAERAAGRFWRRFRMPAGADVDRVTARLEDGVLTVTVPKVAEHRRREPRVISIAGEDANSGGKGAEVRTSKADV, encoded by the coding sequence ATGGCGGCTGTGTCCAAGAAGGCTCTGGCCGTAGCGGCTTTTCTCGCAATGGCCGTGCTGGCCCCGCCCGTGGCCGCGCTGGTGCCGTACGGCCTGAGCGGCGGGCTATGGGACCTGCTCGACGACCCGTTCCGGGTGCTGGAGCAGACGCCGCTCGCGGTGTCCAGGCCGGCGTCGGCCAGCAGCCAGGCGGGGGCAATCTCCCCGGCGGTGGCGCTGGCGAGGTGCGACTGGAAGGAGACGCCCGACGCGCACGTCATCTCGCTCGACGTGCCCGGGGTGCGGCGGGACgacgtgaaggtggaggtggaggacaacCGCGTGCTgcgcgtctccggcgagcgcAGGGCGGACGAGGAGAAGGAGGGCGAGCGGTGGCACCGCGCCGAGCGCGCCGCGGGGAGGTTCTGGCGCCGGTTCCGCATGCCTGCCGGCGCCGACGTCGACCGCGTGACTGCGCGCCTCGAGGACGGCGTGCTCACCGTCACAGTGCCGAAGGTTGCCGAGCACCGGAGGCGGGAGCCGCGCGTCATCAGCATCGCCGGGGAGGACGCCAACAGCGGTGGCAAGGGCGCGGAGGTCAGGACGTCGAAGGCCGATGTGTGA
- the LOC124703504 gene encoding AP-2 complex subunit sigma — protein sequence MIRFILLQNRQGKTRLAKYYVPLEDSEKHKVEYEVHRLVVNRDPKFTNFVEFRTHKVIYRRYAGLFFAICVDITDNELAYLECIHLFVEILDHFFSNVCELDLVFNFHKVYLILDEFILAGELQETSKKAIIERMGELEKLD from the exons ATG ATCCGGTTCATCCTGCTGCAGAACCGGCAGGGGAAGACGCGGCTGGCCAAGTACTACGTCCCGCTGGAAGACTCCGAGAAGCACAAGGTCGAGTACGAG GTGCACCGGCTGGTGGTCAATCGGGACCCCAAGTTCACCAACTTCGTGGAG TTTCGCACGCACAAAGTTATCTACAGGAGATATGCTGGACTATTTTTCGCAATTTGTGTAGATATCACAGACAATGAGTTGGCATACTTGGAATGCATCCACTTGTTCGTTGAGATACTGGACCATTTCTTCAGCAACGTCTGTGAGCTTGATTTAGTATTTAATTTTCATAAG GTTTACTTGATATTAGATGAGTTTATTCTTGCTGGAGAGCTGCAAGAGACAAGCAAAAAG GCAATAATAGAGAGGATGGGCGAACTGGAGAAGCTGGACTAA